The nucleotide sequence GCCTGCGAGTTAGCGGTACGTGGCGAGGTTAACCCGTGTGGGGTAGCCGTAGCGAAAGCGAGTCCGAACAGGGCGATTGAGTCGCGTGCCCTAGACCCGAAGCCGAGTGATCTACCCATGGCCAGGTTGAAGCGCGGGTAAGACCGCGTGGAGGACCGAACCCACCAGGGTTGAAAACCTGGGGGATGAGCTGTGGGTAGGGGTGAAAGGCCAATCAAACTCGGTGATAGCTGGTTCTCCCCGAAATGCATTTAGGTGCAGCGTCACGTGTTTCTTGCCGGAGGTAGAGCACTGGATGGCCGATGGGCCCCACAAGGTTACTGACGTCAACCAAACTCCGAATGCCGGTAAGTGAGAGCGTGGCAGTGAGACTGCGGGCGATAAGGTTCGTAGTCGAGAGGGAAACAGCCCAGATCATCGGCTAAGGCCCCTAAGCGTGTGCTAAGTGGAAAAGGATGTGGGATCGCAGAGACAACCAGGAGGTTGGCTTAGAAGCAGCCACCCTTGAAAGAGTGCGTAATAGCTCACTGGTCAAGTGGTTCCGCGCCGACAATGTAGCGGGGCTCAAGCACACCGCCGAAGCCGTGGCATTCACACGTTAGCCCGCCGACACCTTTTGGGGTGCCGGCCAGGTGTGTGGATGGGTAGGGGAGCGTCGTGTGGCGGTGGAAGCGGCGGAGTGATCCAGCCGTGGACGCCACACGAGTGAGAATGCAGGCATGAGTAGCGAGAGGGGAGTGAGAACCTCCCCCGCCGGAAGACCAAGGGTTCCTGGGCCAGGCTAATCCGCCCAGGGTGAGTCGGGACCTAAGGCGAGGCCGACAGGCGTAGTCGATGGACAACGGGTTGATATTCCCGTACCCGCGAAGGAACGCCCATGCTGAACCCAGCGATGCTAACCCACCGACGCCGGTGCGCCCACTTGTGGGCAATCCGGACTAGCTGGGGACCCGGACTGGTAGTAGGCAAGCGATGGGGTGACGCAGGAAGGTAGTCCTACCGGTGAGTGGTAGTACCGGGGCAAGGGTGTGGCCCGTCCGATAGGTAAATCCGTCGGACATACAGGGTGAGGCCCGACGCATAGCCGAATGAGGCGAATTGGATGATCCTATGCTGCCGAGAAAAGCCTCTAGCGAGTTCCGAGCGGCCCGTACCCCAAACCAACTCAGGTGGTCAGGTAGAGAATACCGAGGCGATCGAGCGAACTGTGGTTAAGGAACTCGGCAAAATGCCCCCGTAACTTCGGGAGAAGGGGGGCCATCTACTGTCAACACCCTTGCGGTGGGCAGCGGTGGGTGGCCGCAGAGACCAGTGAGAAGCGACTGTTTACTAAAAACACAGGTCCGTGCGAAGTCGTAAGACGATGTATACGGACTGACGCCTGCCCGGTGCTGGAACGTTAAGGGGACGGGTTAGTGCCTTCGGGCGCGAAGCTCAGAACTCAAGCGCCAGTAAACGGCGGTGGTAACTATAACCATCCTAAGGTAGCGAAATTCCTTGTCGGGTAAGTTCCGACCTGCACGAATGGCGTAACGACTTCTCAGCTGTCTCAACCACAGGCTCGGCGAAATTGCACTACGAGTAAAGATGCTCGTTACGCGCGGCAGGACGGAAAGACCCCGGGACCTTTACTATAGCTTGATATTGGTGTTCGGTTCGGCTTGTGTAGGATAGGTGGGAGACTGCGAAGCGGGCACGCCAGTGTTCGTGGAGTCGCCGTTGAAATACCACTCTGGTCGAATTGGATGTCTAACCTCGGTCCGTGATCCGGATCAGGGACAGTGTCAGGTGGGTAGTTTAACTGGGGCGGTTGCCTCCCAAAATGTAACGGAGGCGCCCAAAGGTTCCCTCAGCCTGGTTGGCAATCAGGTGTCGAGTGCAAGTGCACAAGGGAGCTTGACTGCGAGACCGACGGGTCGAGCAGGAGCGAAAGCTGGGACTAGTGACCCGGCACCGGCATGTGGAAGCGGTGTCGCTCAACGGATAAAAGGTACCCCGGGGATAACAGGCTGATCTTCCCCAAGAGTCCATATCGACGGGATGGTTTGGCACCTCGATGTCGGCTCGTCGCATCCTGGGGCTGGAGTAGGTCCCAAGGGTTGGGCTGTTCGCCCATTAAAGCGGTACGCGAGCTGGGTTTAGAACGTCGTGAGACAGTTCGGTCCCTATCCGCCGTGCGCGTAAGAGACTTGAGAAGAGCTGTCCCTAGTACGAGAGGACCGGGACGGACGAACCTCTGGTGTGCCAGTTGTACCGCCAGGTGCACTGCTGGTTAGCTACGTTCGGCAGGGATAACCGCTGAAAGCATCTAAGCGGGAAGCTCGCTTCAAGATGAGGTCTCTCACCGGGTCAACCGGGTAAGGCCCCCGCCCAGACCAGCGGGTTGATAGGCCGGAAGTGGAAGCACCGCAAGGTGTGGAGCTGACCGGTACTAATAGGCCGAGGGCTTGACCACACACACCTACCTTCTGGTGCTGTGAACGAGCTCGGATAACAAGATGTCACGCGTCCACTGTGCGGTTCTGAACGCACGAACCAGCCGGTTCGTACATGTTCACAGAGTTACGGCGGCCATGGCGAGAGGGAAACGCCCGGTCACATTCCGAACCCGGAAGCTAAGCCTTTCAGCGCCGATGGTACTGCCCTGGAGACGGGGTGGGAGAGTAGGACGCCGCCGGACAACCATTCCCGAAGGGGCCCCAGCATCCGTGCTGGGGCCCCTTTCGGCATGCCCGGACCCGGTCGCACCAGCGCCACACCCGCGGACCGCGCACGCAGTGGCGGAGCATCCACGGAGCGCCGCATTCGCCGTTGTCTGACTCGATGCGGGCCGGCGGTCCTCCTGCGTGCCCGCACCCGCATAGACCCCGGCAGGCTGTCCCAGGTCGGCCGTCGGTGGTCGAGGGGGTGCGCCGCACACGGAGCTGGGCCGCCGTTCCGTCACGTGGTGGAACGAGGGCCCAGCGGTCGGGTGGAGCCTCGCTCAGGGGACGACCCGTCGGAGGCCCGTCCACGACAGGCCGGCGAGGACGACGGCGAGAACGAGGGGGAGACCGACGGCCAGGGTGGTGATCGACCGGTCGCCGAGCCACGAGCCGATGGTCGTCCAGGCCTCCATCCACGTGGCCAGGAGGGCCAGGCCGCCGAAGACCACGATCGAGGCGATGGTCAGGCCCCAGATCCCGTTGGGCCCCCTGCGCTTGTCGGCGATGCCCAGCCCGATGCCGGCGGCGATGAACGCCAGCATCGGTGCGCCCGAGACGAGCACCTGGAGCGCCGGGTTGTCGACGTCCATCGGCCCGGCGGCCCAGTAGCCGAGGCCCACGCCCCATCCGCCGGTCGCCTCCTCGATCGCCGTCAGTGCCGACAGCACGATCCCGTAGACCACCGCCTGCGTGACGGCCACGAGCGCCGTCCCGAGGTAGAAGGTCCGTCGGCTGAGGCTGATGCCCATGGCGAAGGGCAGGAGCTGGGTGAACGCCTGGATGTAGACGATCATGACGGTGATGTAGAGGGCGGCCACGCCACCGGTGACGGCGTCGGGATCGTCCTCCCCGATGCCCACGCTGCCCCAGAGGGCCAGGTTGATCGCGAAGCTGAGGCCTACCACCATCCACGGGACCCCGAGGGCGACCAGTGGGTGGATCAGGTTCAGCCGCGCCGCGGCCAGCACGCGGTTCATCAGGAGACCTCCTCGAGGGGCTGCGGCGTCGGTGCCGGGGCCTCGCGCCCGCCGGCGAGGCTCAGGGCGACGACCAGCTGCTGCAGCGGGGTGCTCTCGACGGCCAGGCCGGCGGTGCGGGCGTCGTCCTCGTCGGTACCGTGGCGGAGCCGCACGACGGCCCTCGCCTGGCCGGCCAGCGACTCGAGGTGCAGCAGGTCGTGGTCCCGGGCGAACCCCTCGACGCTCGTCCGGGACCCGGCGACGGTGACGGCGCTGCCCCGCACCGACTCCGCGTCGGCGTCCAGCAGCACCCGCCCCCGGTCGATCAGCAGCACGCGTTCCAGCAGGTCGGCGATCTCCTCGATGAGGTGGGTGGAGAGGACGACCGTGCGCGGATGGTCCGCGTAGTCGGCCAGCAGGCGGTCGTAGAAAAGCTGACGCGCCACGGCGTCGAGCCCCAGGTACGGCTCGTCGAAGAGCGTCAGCGGTGCCCGGGAGGCCAGTCCGATGACGACGCCGACGGCCGAGTTCATCCCCCGTGACAGCTTTTTGATCGGCCGCTTCGCCGGCAGGTCGAACTCGGCGAGGAGCGACTGCGCCAGTGCGGCGTCCCAGTCGGGGAAGACCATCGCCGCGGCGGAGACCGCGTCCTCGACCCGGAAGTGGTCGGGGCAGCGCTGGCCCTCCTTGATGAAGCAGATCCGCCGGAGCACGGCGTCGTTCTCGTAGGGGCGCCCAGCCAGCACCTGCACCGAGCCGCGGGTGGGCACCCGGTGGCCGGTGAGCAGCTGCATGAGGGTGGTCTTGCCGGCTCCGTTGCGGCCGAGGAGACCGGTGATCGAGTGCTCCTCGATCGCCACGCTCACGTCGTCGAGCGCGGTGTGCCCGGGAAACCGCATGGTGACGCCGGACAGGGCCGCGGCCGCGGTCATCGGGTCTCCCCCCAGCGGGAGATCATCGCGGTGAGCTCGCGGCCGGAGATGCCCAGCTTGGCGGCCTCGGTCATCAGCGGACGGACGTACTGGTCGGCGAACTCGCTGC is from Blastococcus sp. HT6-4 and encodes:
- a CDS encoding ABC transporter ATP-binding protein produces the protein MTAAAALSGVTMRFPGHTALDDVSVAIEEHSITGLLGRNGAGKTTLMQLLTGHRVPTRGSVQVLAGRPYENDAVLRRICFIKEGQRCPDHFRVEDAVSAAAMVFPDWDAALAQSLLAEFDLPAKRPIKKLSRGMNSAVGVVIGLASRAPLTLFDEPYLGLDAVARQLFYDRLLADYADHPRTVVLSTHLIEEIADLLERVLLIDRGRVLLDADAESVRGSAVTVAGSRTSVEGFARDHDLLHLESLAGQARAVVRLRHGTDEDDARTAGLAVESTPLQQLVVALSLAGGREAPAPTPQPLEEVS